The DNA region ACCTAGAAGATAATATAATACACTACCGACAATAATCAAAAGTTAGtacaaatcaaaatattatataaagattattGCGCCATAGaattttttcaaacttaatCCATAAAAAAGAAGTAATACAAAacaattgttttacaaaataaaataaaattcagtATAAGAGAACTCTTgataaaacaagtaaaatcaatgaaatattgaattaattcttaaattatattcttacaaatgtaataaattaaaaataaataaataaaacaaagataAACATGAATTTACTCtactaagaatatttttttcactttattttcatttattagcGGTaagaaattgtaaaaaaaaaaaaatacatatgacATAATCTCTAATTTAAATGTAAGAACCAgactagagagagaaagagagaaaaaagaagaagatagagagagagtgagagTGATTAGAGGGTTTTTGCTTTTGTTTTGCTTTACTGGTAAAAAGAAAAAAgcttttgaattttgattcatatctttctttcaaattgattttatCTTCTGTCAACgggtatatgtatatatatataatgtgggTATAGTTTGATCTTCTCATTTTTTGTTGTTTAGATAGTCTATATGGAAGATCGCCGACCTGTATCTGTTGCTGATGAAACCATCAATGTGGTTTTACAGTGCATTCAACCAACCCTCGACTCGGAAGAGAAGAGGAAGGAGATAATCGAGTACATTCAGAAACTCGTTAAAACAACCTTTGGACACGAGGTATGTCAGTTCTGCTTTTTGTAATTCTCCTTTTAGCTTTCCAATTGCATAGATAGAAGAATGAAGAAGGTTTAGGGTGCAGAGAGATCATAAACCTTGAATTCCATGatcatttttctattttctctctctatatatacaaaatacaGAATACAAATCATGGGTTTCTTCTTTTGGTGTTGGTTGTTTATGCATAAATTAACTTCACATCATGTTATATACAGATCCCATGTGATTGATTACTATGTCAAAGAATAAATCAATTCATCCTTCATACCATACTTTGAgtgttgaattattttctaacttCATTAGCAATCAGTAAATTCCCACTTTAATTTCTTTACCTTAtttctttcatctgaaaataaatatgtatttcataataaaaatgaattcatcTTGTTTGAAGGTGTTTCCATATGGCTCTGGTCCTTTAAAGACCTATCTCCCAGATGGGGATATTGACTTAACCGTGGTTTACAACCCTGATGGTAAACACATGTTGCCGGTTGATTTGCATGCTTTTCTTCTGAGGGAACAATTGAATGAGAAAGCTCAGTTCAAAGTGAAGTCAATACACTTCATTGATGGTGCTGAGGTCTGAATTTAAAGTTTGATTGATTCTCCTCATatgtttagaattatttaatttctgtAACAATGTCAAAGAAAGGATCATCCTAACTATTTCTCTATTTCTTTATTTGTGATGGTTTGTGTGTTGGTGATGACAGGTAAAGGTTATAAAATTTTTTGTTCAGAACACAGCGGTTGACATTTCGTTCAACCAATTAGGCGGTCTTTCTAGTTTATGTTTTCTCGAGAAGGTAATGtgttatttttatcttaattcaACATACGAAAAGAAAAATCTAAGAAGGCGAAGTTCTTTCACATTTATAGATGGATCAAGTTATTGGGAAGGACCACCTCTTGAAACGTAGCTTTATTCTAATAAAGACCTGGTGTTTTCATGAAAGCCGCCTTCTTGGTGCACACAATGGACTGATTTCTACATATGGTTTGGAAACAATGGTATTGTACATCTTCCAAGTGTTCAATCAGGACTTAAACCAGCCTCTTGAGGTAATTCATCTTTTTTGAACTagatatatattagaaattcaTGCATTTTATTACAATTCCTTAAACCATTTAGGTTCTTTATCGGTTCTTGGATTACTTCAGCAAGTTTGACTGGACAAATCTAGGAGTTAGTTTGAAAGGTCCAATATTAAAATCAGCACTGCCAAAAATAGTTtgtaagtttgatttttttttaaataatagttattGGGATATTTAATTTTGGAAAACTAAAATGCATCTTTTTTGCACATGAATTTTACAGTTGAGAACCCGGAGAATTTGGAAAATGATTTCTTGTTTTCCGAAGATTTTCTTAGTGATTATACGGATTTCTTCACTGTTGCATCAAGACTTGATGCCAATTTGAAAACTTTCCCTGTAAAGTTCCTTAACATCGTTGATCCGATGAAGGAAAACAACAACCTTGGACGCAGTGTCAATAAAGGTTGGGACACTCTTCAAACTatctattttattcattatctgTTTCCTAATTATTGAATAACTGTTATATGGTTAACatatattatgtttatgtttttatagGTAACTTTCAACGTATATGCAGTGCATTTAGGTTGGGCGCTAAGACTCTCCGCCTAGCACTTGAATCTCCAAGCGACGAAATTGCACACAGTATGAAGAAGTTCTTCTCGACCACAATAAGGATGCATGGACACAGATTATCCACTTCCGAAAATGTGAAGTCTGAGAAAAGTGCAACATCTGAAGGAGGATCTGATGAGAATTTGGTGTTCATAGATAGTGATGACGAGAGCTCTACAGATGGTTCGGAGAGTCTGGACCTTGATTGTATAGCGACTGACTTAGAATGTCGGTATCCACTATCTGAGCTCACTGGAGAATTCGATGACCATATAAGGAACCTATTCTGGAGTAAGGTTGGTGTGAAAAATAGAATATACTCTCCTCCTCTTGTATTGTCCAATGCTCCTTTGTGTGTTCCTCCCCAAGCACCATCATTGGCTATGGGAAAGGATACATTGAAATTGTCATCTGGTTCAGAAAAAAGACCAATGCACCCGGGCGGTACTCAACTTTTCCACCCTCGACCGGTACAACCCAGCACAGtttccctttttcttttttaatacttctgaaataataaatttgattatcaCATTCCAAATCTGCAGAACTGGTCTTTAAACGGTAGAGAGAGACCTACTTATTGGAAGCATAGAAGGCAGAATAACAATACCCAGATCAGTAGTCATGGCAACAACTCTTTGGTGCCTTTGGAGAGGAGACATGCAGGAGGAACTACACCTGGATTTGCTCACAACCGTGGTCCAAATCCAAATCGGTCTCATTCGGAAGGAT from Impatiens glandulifera chromosome 5, dImpGla2.1, whole genome shotgun sequence includes:
- the LOC124940179 gene encoding uncharacterized protein LOC124940179, with amino-acid sequence MEDRRPVSVADETINVVLQCIQPTLDSEEKRKEIIEYIQKLVKTTFGHEVFPYGSGPLKTYLPDGDIDLTVVYNPDGKHMLPVDLHAFLLREQLNEKAQFKVKSIHFIDGAEVKVIKFFVQNTAVDISFNQLGGLSSLCFLEKMDQVIGKDHLLKRSFILIKTWCFHESRLLGAHNGLISTYGLETMVLYIFQVFNQDLNQPLEVLYRFLDYFSKFDWTNLGVSLKGPILKSALPKIVFENPENLENDFLFSEDFLSDYTDFFTVASRLDANLKTFPVKFLNIVDPMKENNNLGRSVNKGNFQRICSAFRLGAKTLRLALESPSDEIAHSMKKFFSTTIRMHGHRLSTSENVKSEKSATSEGGSDENLVFIDSDDESSTDGSESLDLDCIATDLECRYPLSELTGEFDDHIRNLFWSKVGVKNRIYSPPLVLSNAPLCVPPQAPSLAMGKDTLKLSSGSEKRPMHPGGTQLFHPRPNWSLNGRERPTYWKHRRQNNNTQISSHGNNSLVPLERRHAGGTTPGFAHNRGPNPNRSHSEGSSSNANTTQFSSHGNNSDLVPLERRHAGGTTPRFAHNRGPNPNRSHSKGSSSNANTNQFSSHGNNSVLVPLEKRHARGTTPGFAHNRGPNPNRYQSKGSSSNANTTQFSSHGNSSVLMPLERRHAGGTTPGFAHNRGPNPYRSHSEGSSSNANTTQLSSHGNNSVLVPLERRRAGGTTPGFAHNRGPNPNRSHLEGSSSNANTTQLSSHGNNSGLVPLERRRAGGTTPGFAHNRGPNPNRSHLEGSSSNANTTQFSSHRNNSVLVPLERRRVGGTTPGFAHNRGPNPNRSHSEGSSSNANTTQFSSHGNNSVLVPFERRHVGGTRPGFAHNRGPNPNWSHSEGSSSNTNTGNIRKDRRTRPPIENTTFRNPHLTTTCGPPPLMEIEMRYSRVPQRKKEGSNLCKKE